One window of the Hemitrygon akajei chromosome 5, sHemAka1.3, whole genome shotgun sequence genome contains the following:
- the jagn1a gene encoding protein jagunal homolog 1-A has protein sequence MRMASRAGPRATGTDGSDFRHREKVASHYQMSVTLKSEIKKLIIAHLVLWTLLTLQVIVSHMKLVSHDLIAMPYQWEYPYLLSIIPSIFGFISFPRNNISYLVLSMISAGLFSIAPLIYGTMEMFPMAQQLYRNGKAYRFIFGFSAVAVMYLVLVIAVQVHGWQIYYSKKLLDSWFTSTQEKKKK, from the exons ATGAGAATGGCCTCCCGTGCTGGCCCACGTGCTACAGGGACGGATGGCAGTGACTTCCGCCATAGAGAGAAAGTCGCTTCACATTATCAGATGAG TGTAACTCTGAAGTCTGAGATCAAGAAGCTGATAATTGCTCATTTAGTACTCTGGACACTACTCACTCTGCAGGTTATTGTCAGCCACATGAAGTTGGTGTCACATGATCTGATTGCTATGCCATACCAATGGGAGTACCCATACCTGCTGAGCATCATACCATCTATCTTTGGATTTATATCCTTCCCTCGTAACAACATAAGTTACCTGGTGCTTTCTATGATTAGTGCGGGCCTCTTCTCCATTGCCCCTCTCATTTATGGCACCATGGAGATGTTCCCCATGGCACAGCAGCTGTACCGAAATGGAAAGGCTTACCGCTTCATTTTTGGTTTTTCTGCTGTAGCTGTCATGTACTTGGTTTTGGTTATTGCAGTACAAGTGCATGGCTGGCAGATCTACTACAGCAAAAAATTACTGGACTCTTGGTTTACCTCCACACaggaaaagaagaagaaatag